In the genome of Microplitis demolitor isolate Queensland-Clemson2020A chromosome 5, iyMicDemo2.1a, whole genome shotgun sequence, the window CGACGCTTGTTCAGGCGGGGACTGTATAAATACTGATGGATCATTCAGATGCGAATGTCCTCCCGGTTACACGCTCGACGAAACCGGAAGACGGTGCGTTGATTTAAACGAGTGTCTGCACAACCAAAACATCTGCGGCAACGGAACCTGTGGGAATGTTGAGGGCGGGTTCGAGTGCTCGTGTGCCAACGGCTTTGCTCCAGGAGTAAACCAAGTATGCGAAGACATAAACGAGTGCCTGGAACTCGGCAATCAGTGCGCGTTCCGCTGCCACAATGCTCCGGGTTCATTTAGGTGCATCTGCCCGTACGGTTACATCCTCGCCGCGGATGCTCGTCACTGCATCGACGTCGACGAGTGTTCAACGCCAGCGAATAACTGCAAGTTCCAGTGTAAGAACTTAATTGGATCTTTTATGTGCATATGCCCGCCGGGTTATCAGCAAATCGGAATGACTGACGAGTGTAAAGACGTCGACGAGTGCTCCGTTAATTCGGGACTCTGCAGAAACGGCCAGTGCATCAACCTGGAGGGAAGCTACCAGTGTAGATGCTACGAGGGTTTCGAAACGAGCTTAGACGGTAAATCTTGCGTTGACAAGAGAGTCGGCTACTGTTTCCTGAGAACCGTCAGCGGCAGATGCACCGCCAGGACTTCGGAACTCAAGACCGTCACGAAAGCTGACTGCTGCTGCACCATGGGCGCTGCCTGGGGTCCCCATTGCGAACTCTGTCCATCAAGAGACTCAGATAATTACAACGAGTTGTGTCTTGACAAAGGATTCTCCGTTGATGGTCAAGATATTGATGAATGTAAAGCCATTCCTGACCTATGTCGCAATGGACTTTGTATAAATACTCTTGGGTCATTCAGATGCATTTGCGATAAAGGATACAAAGTCGACAGAGCTGGAACTCATTGTCTCggtacatatttattattaaattatttattttgaataataaataaataaattaatgaattatttaattctagaTGTCAATGAATGCGAGTTGACACCCAGTCCTTGCAAATTTAACTGCCAAAATACAGAAGGCAGTTTCAGTTGCTCGTGTCCCGTTGGATTTATATTGAATCCCGATGGTGTAGGCTGTCGGGACCTTGACGAATGTGCTACCGGCAATCATCTTTGTCAGCAGAAATGTATTAATACCGAAGGAAGTTACACTTGTGCCTGCAGAGATGGGTATACTCAGCATGGAGATGCTTGTCATGGTAATTTTATAGCAATACATAcgctacactgtaaaaaattgggagacAATTcggatttatttcaattcgaaTCCTCTCCTTCCGGAGTCcgggagtttaaaaaaaatcactctgcatactccgcattttttaaatcataattaattgcaatgaattaattatcaatagatATTAATGAATGCGATGAAGCGGGCACGTGTCCAAAACCAGGAACTTGCATCAACACACTGGGCAGTTTCAAATGCATTTGCCCACGAGGATTTAAATTAGACAGAACTGGACGTTTCTGTACCGACAACAATGAATGTTCCGAAGACAGTAATTGCGATCATGGTTGccaggtaatttatttatttaaaaaccattGGAATAATtagtcaaataatttatttgacattttagaatttaatgGGGACGTTCAGGTGTAATTGTCCCGAAGGATTTATCCAGCATTTATATTACAATCAGTGCATTGATGAAAATGAATGTAATAATTCGCCTTGTGGTGACAGTGCTTGTATAAATACTATTGGAAGTTACAAGTGTGGATGTCCAGATAATTATCAGTTCGATAATGACTTGCAGATTTGCGTTCAAGTACttgctgtttatttattattttttttttttttaatacaaatatttattacgcATCGGATattatgagaattttttactgatggGTTTTATGTCATAGATAAGTCCAGGATGTGTCGGAAGTCCTTGTGCATTCGGATGCACACCCAGTGGATTAAGTGGTTTCCTGTGCGGATGTCCAACGGGGTATCAACGCATTGGACAAGGCCACTGTCTCTCGACAATAAACCCATTAGCGACAGGTAACTATGGAGAAGAAATAGGAAACGTACCGACGTTCGTTATCAACCCGGATCCTTATCACATACCGCCGGCTggcgataaaattatttcttctgAAGGCTGTTTCTCTTGcaaggtaaaatttttcacggcAAATTACACCAGTAATTGTAGTGTTGGAATAAATTGAATGAGTTGCGGTTTTAAAATGACTTTATTTTAGATTAATGGAAGAGAACGACAGAGAAGAGGAACTAAATTACAAGGCAATCAAACAATAAATGTTAATCATTCGAAACTTAGACATGCGAGAGGTTTAATGAGACGAGCGCCTATAACGAGAAGATCTGCGAGACATCATCATGGGGAAATTTATACCATGAAAATGACATTACGACAAACAAAACAtaaaatgagaataataaaattgcaaCCAGCTATCaaggttattatttattagattaataattaataattatactgtaaaaaatcagtagTGAttgcggattttatttaaatccgactTTACCCggagttttagaaaaaatttctctgcaTATGGAGTCAATCGGGAGTTTGTTTTTCCCGCGGaatgatttcggagtgatggatattttatttaaattcgtatTCACTCTGATTcgaagttttaatattaaaataagctCTCCGAAGTTAATTTTACTCCGGATTTGATCCGCGTTCACTCCACATTTTTTGTACTgtatattgaatatttatatatataacaccgagcaaaaaaaaattcttttaagatgataattaatttttgttttaagaatttataattattattctcctaaaaatgaaattattttttttagaatgaaAAAATGGAATATTCGATAATAAAAGGAAACAAAAACAATCaatttgaattagtgaaaGACCGCGGTGGCATATGGGGACTACATTTCAAAAGCCGTCTCAAGCATTCCGGGGAATTCCGCGTGGTGATAAACGGAAGGCCTGCCAATGGAATAACCgccgaaaataaaatatgggaGAAGCCATTGACATTCAGAGTTCACATCGTCGTCACGGattgagtataaaaataatgaacaaataaccaaaattataaattcgacACTGCCATTTGTAACtgtcgttaaaaaataatttttcatgtaaaaatATGTCGAAAAATGTGTTcaatgttattattgttaggGAGTTGGGTGATATGCAATTattgtatgtatttttataccaaacttctttttaattaattaatttttttaaaaaatagactagttattattattataaatgtatatgcaAAATAACCGCACGATTTATACGCCGTTTTaatcattatcaataattattaattattatagtgtacaaaaaaaatttatgtactttGCGCATGTTTTTATGTAGAAatcaaatacttttaatacttagacaaattataaatataaaaatgttatttatgccaaaaaaatttttttttttaccttaatCCTGTATCAAACTTGGGCGGATTATTGCCAGTGATTTAATATCTGaaacaattaattgaattgattcattagttaattaagggttactagtgtgaaattttgaaaaagtcgatttttttcgAGCACTTCGATAGtgtatatacttttaaaaataacatactaaaatttaaaattcatatctcAAAAACGTGAGTTTCAATATGtcgagaataaaaattattttcttgatgCCCGTATCTTGGACCATGGGCACTGACTGTTGTTATCAAAAGTGGCCcataattaagttttatttagggATAACTGTCaacaatatgaatatttattgttttctgTGACGCATTTTCgcaggaaaaattaaaaaaaaaatctgggcaacTATTGACCCTGCGGGTGTCCCTTAATTTGAAtaggaattaatttataagtactaagtaaatattttcaagtatgtagtatgtaaatatttgtcaataagggatttattatttcagatGTTGATTAATTGTATTGTTgaactataattttaattttcataaattaaatatttgcagTCAGATGAATTAATAACAGAGACGTAAATGACCTTGTGGTGATAATGAGCATGATATGTTGGgtgtaatttatgaaattctgCTTTGAGGCTTAGGAATGTGACGGATAACAAGACCGAGAATgcaataaattgatattgtGATGGAATTCGGTGATAATTGTCGCGTGACGATTCCAAATGTAAGAGTggggaaataataaattgaaacgCAGTTTCAAGAGTAGAGCTTAGCTATGTGTCATTAGTTGACGATATCGGTAACTAGCAGATAAGATTGAGTCGTTGAAGATATTtgtttgtcaattttttttgttgctggTATTTATAGAGATTGTGAGGAAGAATAGGGAGTAGACTTGTGGATTTATTGAAAGTGAAGAGTTTTGTGAGGATAATTTGACAGAATGGCGAACCCGAAGGTTGAAATTAAGTATAAGAAgctgtttataaataatgagttTGTTGATTCTGTGAGTGGCAAAAAATTTCCGAGCATTAATCCAGTGGATGAGTCGGTAGTGGCCGAAGTCGCGGAGGGAGATAAGGTAagatttttacttttgaaggATTTGGTTTAAGATATTTGGAGATGGAATTTAATTGTGGGTATTTTTGAGGCGGATGTTGATAAGGCGGTGAAGGCTGCCAAGGATGCGTTTGCACGAGGATCTGCGTGGAGAAATCTTCAACCTACACAGCGAGCTGCGCTGCTGAACAAGGTACGGAAAGAGTAAATTCTGAAGTTGGTTGTTAACTGATGGGTGATTTTACTTTTGTAGCTGGCGGATTTGGTGATACGAGATGCTGCGCAGATTGCGAATATCCAGACACTGGAAAATGGAAAACCGTTTACTCATGCGTACGGCGAAACTCTGATCACTGCTGAGATATTTCGTTACTATGCTGGGTGGTGCGACAAAATAAACGGACAGACATTGCCAACGGATGATGGGAGCTTGGTGATAACCAGGAAAGAACCGATTGGAGTCGCGGGACAAATCACTCCTTGGAATTTTCCGGTTCTGCTGATTGCTATTAAACTAGGTCCTGCTTTGGCGGTTGGATGCCCAGTGGTTTTGAAACCAGCAGAGCAAACTCCGCTGTGTAATTTGCACGTCGCCGCGCTTACTAAAGAGGCTGGATACCCTGCTGGAGTTATCAACGTCATCACTGGTTATGGTCCCACTGCTGGCGCAGCTCTAGCAGAGCATCCTGATGTTGCTAAAATTTCTTTCACTGGATCCGTTGAGGTAAAAATACTTGggttctatttaaaaaatgatcatttggattattattttttttttcctgtctGTAGGTCGGAAAGAAGATAATGGTCGCATCGGGTCAGAGTAACCTCAAGCGAGTGACCCTGGAACTCGGTGGAAAGAGTCCTTTGGTTATTTTTGATGATGTCAATAgtacgtaattatttttaaattattttaaaaagttattgagggctcaatttttttacagtcgaCGAAGCAGTCAAAATTTCCCACGAcgctatttttaataattccgGCCAAGTTTGTATTGCTGCATCCCGAACGTATGttcactcaaaaatttacgatgagTTCGTTAAGAAATCTAAAGAACTGGCGTTGAAAAGAAAAGTTGGAGATCCTTTTGACGCGGCAACTGAACACGGACCTCAAGTAGAAAAAGATATTTTCGATCGCGCTATCAAGTACATCGCGATCGGAAAAAAAGAGGGCGCGACCTTGGTCACCGGTGGTGAACGCATTGGAAAAAAAGGATTCTTCATCCaggttaatttaatttctcatattttattagtctttagacagaaaaaaattaactattgaTTTTGTCTAGCCAACGATTTTCGCCAACGTTACCGACGACATGACAATTGCCAAGGATGAAATATTCGGACCCGTCCAATCGATTTTGAAGTTCGATACCATGGAAGACGTGATCGAGCGCGCCAACAAGACAACTTACGGTCTAGCAGCCGGTGTCCTGACCAATGACATCAACAAGGCGATAAAGTTCGCTCATGCCGTCGAGTCTGGAAGCGTCTGGGTCAATAATTACAACGAGGCTATCACAGCCCATGCTCCTTTCGGCGGCTACAAGCAATCAGGAATTGGTCGTGAGCTGTAAGATCATTTATTgctaatctttaaaaaaaaaatgatcttgaattgctgataaatttattttattttcagtggCCGAGAAGCTTTGGACAACTACTTGGAAACAAAAACTATTTCTATAAAACTTgcaaatgttaaataaataaaattgatgtaatatgaaatttaaataaatgtttgcaattattcaaaatatgataattatattactttagtcattaatatattttaatgatcgttatttcttatattttcaaagttaaataattaagtcagaatatgtaaattattattttacctgctgtaaaaatttaacgtgttcccaaagttaaaaatattatgataataaagatGAGTGTGGATGGACCAGGCATCAggcaatttgaaaattataaataaatagagtaaataatttaaaaaataaaattaaaaaaaaatgcgcatttaaaaaattttgaagttagCGAAAATCtgccaatttttaaaataaaaaaaaaagtaaactaaaatgtttagaaaattcaaaattcagtacatgtatttttttttaattttaattatttaattttttttatatataggaaaaaaattgtcgtatgtctgctacatttgcactcataaaataatatgctcatgtcaatatttatttactttgtatCCTTCGTATTTAAATGTAGTAACAAGTACTCACCCGGATTCAGTTTGAATAATAGAAACGACGCCGATCTTCTTTTGTTGACTTGAAGAAACAATAGATTTTTCTTTGTCACACTTGTACACTAAATcactttcgaaaaaattttacttagatcattttttttcatgttttcgCGACGcgatggttttttattttacggtatgaacttttacttattatttaaattaaatcagcaTCTAACTGCCGTTATCAACTTTAGTTACTTAGTGCAAATActgatgatatatatattaatgagtCTGAATGTATCTACaaatgagaatttaaaaattttaaaataaataaataaaatgccagaggaataaaaataacaaaatgcgtatttagattaataaaaagtctgtacgtgaatttttttaattttattattttaattaatttaataatttatttaaaatttatgaaatgtcTCATGTTTGCTACTTACATCACTCACTTGACCGAGCCGTGATAACGACATCTATTCACTTCGAAATT includes:
- the LOC103569352 gene encoding aldehyde dehydrogenase X, mitochondrial, with the protein product MANPKVEIKYKKLFINNEFVDSVSGKKFPSINPVDESVVAEVAEGDKADVDKAVKAAKDAFARGSAWRNLQPTQRAALLNKLADLVIRDAAQIANIQTLENGKPFTHAYGETLITAEIFRYYAGWCDKINGQTLPTDDGSLVITRKEPIGVAGQITPWNFPVLLIAIKLGPALAVGCPVVLKPAEQTPLCNLHVAALTKEAGYPAGVINVITGYGPTAGAALAEHPDVAKISFTGSVEVGKKIMVASGQSNLKRVTLELGGKSPLVIFDDVNIDEAVKISHDAIFNNSGQVCIAASRTYVHSKIYDEFVKKSKELALKRKVGDPFDAATEHGPQVEKDIFDRAIKYIAIGKKEGATLVTGGERIGKKGFFIQPTIFANVTDDMTIAKDEIFGPVQSILKFDTMEDVIERANKTTYGLAAGVLTNDINKAIKFAHAVESGSVWVNNYNEAITAHAPFGGYKQSGIGRELGREALDNYLETKTISIKLANVK